A section of the Amycolatopsis sp. AA4 genome encodes:
- a CDS encoding response regulator transcription factor, with amino-acid sequence MPARPRTVVAEDQYLLRDGLTHLLAAHGFDVVAAVGSGPELAAALREHRPDVSIVDVRMPPTNTDEGLQVALAARRETPGLPILVLSQHVEQLYARELLADGTGAVGYLLKDRVFNAEQFIDAVRRVAAGGTAMDPEVIAKLVTGNASDPLAALTPREREVLGLMAEGCSNAAIASRLHFSEGAVGKHTANIFAKLGISASDDTNRRVLAVLKFLGSS; translated from the coding sequence GTGCCTGCTCGACCCCGGACTGTCGTCGCCGAAGACCAGTACCTCCTCCGAGACGGCCTGACCCATCTGCTCGCCGCGCACGGCTTCGACGTCGTCGCGGCCGTCGGTTCCGGGCCTGAACTCGCCGCCGCGCTCCGCGAACACCGGCCCGACGTGTCCATTGTGGACGTCAGAATGCCGCCGACCAACACCGACGAGGGTTTGCAGGTCGCGCTCGCTGCCCGGCGAGAGACGCCCGGGTTGCCGATTCTCGTTCTGTCGCAACATGTCGAGCAGTTGTATGCGCGCGAACTACTGGCGGACGGCACTGGAGCAGTCGGTTATCTGTTGAAGGATCGCGTATTCAACGCGGAGCAGTTCATCGACGCGGTTCGCCGGGTCGCCGCGGGCGGTACTGCGATGGATCCGGAAGTGATCGCGAAACTGGTGACTGGCAACGCTTCCGACCCGTTGGCGGCCTTGACGCCGCGGGAACGCGAGGTGCTCGGCTTGATGGCGGAAGGTTGTTCGAACGCCGCGATCGCCAGCCGGTTGCACTTCAGCGAGGGCGCGGTCGGCAAGCACACCGCGAATATCTTCGCCAAACTCGGGATTTCCGCTTCAGACGACACGAATCGCCGGGTGCTCGCAGTGCTGAAATTCCTCGGTTCTAGCTGA
- a CDS encoding sensor histidine kinase has translation MTSVRRAWTLAGLAAVSWVDLLLELIAFALLCVGLVLFFSPAIELARVRSRRTRELVSRWTGREIPSPYRPAPPDPERERDGWYRDGTQLYRRAWWIRWNRRFTWIMEDPATGREFGWQLLNPLVALVFAVFSLVAGPVALRGYARWTRYWLGPRAPRRKGWLHRRFEALGHQLGLWAISLAQLGVAVAQVVVLTGAVPVFPTVTRASRAVADTFRREAERWTGVRIAQPYLPPPALPVPRGDGLYQFGKQLYEEPWWPMLRARIHWALHDRATWRDMAAAVLLPVVFPVLWVPSAALVGWGLYGLVALWITGPHGWFGMVGLPEVTSTGGAFAMTPVALAAVSVGLLPTPWLARCQAKLGRWLLGPTEASRLAQRVHRLDQTRVEVTVAQAAELRRIERDLHDGIQSRLVAMGMKLGAVEALIDRDPDKAKQLAAELREASSEALTELRSLVRGIHPPVLSERGLVDAVRAAALDSPLKVEVTASVPGRLEQPAEACAYFAVCELLGNAAKHGEARRAAIVLEYLDGLLRATVTDDGKGGADAARGTGLRGIERRLAGFAGRLALTSPPGGPTEAIVEVPCLLDPGLSSPKTSTSSETA, from the coding sequence ATGACGTCGGTGCGGCGCGCGTGGACACTCGCCGGTCTCGCGGCGGTGAGCTGGGTTGACCTCCTGCTCGAACTGATCGCGTTCGCGCTGTTGTGCGTCGGCCTCGTGCTCTTCTTCTCGCCGGCCATCGAACTCGCGCGCGTCCGGTCGCGGCGGACTCGGGAGCTGGTCAGCCGGTGGACCGGGCGGGAGATCCCGAGCCCGTACCGGCCCGCGCCGCCGGACCCGGAACGCGAGCGCGACGGCTGGTATCGCGACGGCACCCAGCTCTACCGGCGGGCGTGGTGGATCCGCTGGAATCGACGTTTCACGTGGATCATGGAGGATCCGGCGACCGGCCGGGAGTTCGGCTGGCAGCTGCTGAACCCGCTGGTCGCGCTGGTTTTCGCAGTGTTTTCCCTCGTCGCCGGGCCGGTCGCGCTGCGCGGGTACGCCCGGTGGACCCGGTACTGGCTCGGCCCGCGCGCCCCGCGCCGGAAGGGCTGGCTGCACCGCCGGTTCGAGGCGCTCGGGCATCAGCTCGGGCTGTGGGCGATTTCCCTGGCGCAGCTGGGCGTGGCGGTCGCCCAAGTCGTCGTGCTGACCGGCGCGGTGCCGGTGTTCCCGACTGTCACGCGAGCGAGCCGCGCGGTCGCCGACACCTTCCGCCGCGAAGCGGAACGCTGGACCGGCGTGCGGATCGCCCAGCCGTACCTGCCGCCGCCCGCCCTGCCGGTGCCGCGCGGCGACGGGCTGTACCAGTTCGGCAAGCAGTTGTACGAGGAACCGTGGTGGCCGATGCTGCGCGCCCGGATCCACTGGGCGCTCCACGACCGCGCGACCTGGCGGGACATGGCCGCCGCTGTGCTGCTGCCGGTGGTGTTCCCGGTGCTGTGGGTGCCGTCGGCGGCGCTGGTTGGCTGGGGGTTGTACGGCCTGGTCGCGCTGTGGATCACTGGCCCGCACGGCTGGTTCGGGATGGTCGGCCTGCCTGAAGTGACGAGCACCGGCGGCGCGTTCGCGATGACGCCGGTGGCGTTGGCGGCGGTGTCGGTCGGACTGCTGCCGACGCCGTGGCTCGCCAGGTGCCAGGCGAAACTCGGAAGGTGGCTGCTCGGCCCGACTGAAGCGTCCCGGCTCGCCCAGCGCGTCCACCGGCTGGATCAGACCCGGGTCGAGGTCACCGTCGCGCAGGCCGCCGAGCTGCGCAGAATCGAACGGGACCTGCACGACGGCATCCAGTCTCGGCTGGTCGCGATGGGGATGAAGCTCGGCGCGGTGGAGGCGCTGATCGACCGCGATCCGGACAAGGCCAAACAGCTGGCCGCCGAGTTGCGGGAAGCGTCGTCGGAGGCGCTCACCGAGCTGCGGTCGCTGGTGCGGGGCATCCATCCGCCGGTGTTGTCGGAGCGCGGGCTGGTCGACGCGGTGCGTGCGGCGGCGTTGGACAGTCCATTGAAAGTCGAGGTCACGGCCTCGGTGCCGGGGCGGCTCGAACAACCAGCGGAAGCTTGTGCGTACTTCGCGGTGTGCGAATTGCTGGGCAACGCGGCAAAACACGGTGAGGCCCGGCGCGCGGCGATAGTGCTGGAGTATCTCGACGGGCTGCTGCGCGCGACTGTGACCGACGACGGCAAGGGCGGTGCCGACGCCGCGCGCGGGACGGGTTTGCGCGGGATCGAACGGAGGCTGGCCGGATTCGCCGGTAGGTTGGCGCTGACCAGCCCGCCGGGCGGCCCGACGGAGGCGATTGTGGAGGTGCCGTGCCTGCTCGACCCCGGACTGTCGTCGCCGAAGACCAGTACCTCCTCCGAGACGGCCTGA